CTATGCTTGCAAATCCGTGTATGGGGCtgaaagtaagtaaagtaacaTAACTTACCAAGTATAATCGGTGTTACctattataatagttatttctTGTTTTAACACGTTCATTGTCTTAGACAAACATTCAGCACAGATTTTgagtttttaaagaaaataaaaaagccttattTATAGCTGCATTTCTCCAGAAAGATGgatcattgtttttataaaaaccaAATCATTGTTCATTTTATTCCTTTGCACTGTTTCTTAATTATCCATGTGAGAATTGATATTATGAATTAACAAAGtgtaattttaatcttaatttattagaattttcaggataagtacatacttatatattattagtGATCGGTAACGTTTTAATTTCATAGCAGGTGAGTTAGAGGAATCTGTAAAGTAAAATTTAGctcaaaattattaattaaagttaataaCCTTTAAATGAACCTTACacccttggggaccactaatgtgggataaagctaaataataataattaaaaaaaaggaacCTTACCATCTGCTTCAAAGTTCTTACTTTCCTTTACTTTAACTCAACTACTCTACAATGAAATTAAAACATTGTTACCAATCACTATATATTGTATAGGATGGTGACGTTAGTCCTGGCtttgtttttatatatgtaggtagtagGTCCTTACCATCCTATCTCTTTTCAGACTTTAAcaacataaaatttaaatacacaaTTCACTTTAACACAGTATCATTGTTGcccaatgaaaatattttgaatatggACAACCCCGAGGGTCCAGTTGTTGAGAGGAAATGTCCCAAGTGCGGCAATGACAGAATGTCATATGCTACCCTACAGTTGAGGTCTGCGGATGAAGGGCAGACTGTGTTTTACACCTGTACAAGTTGCAAGTAAGTTTTAGTTCACAACACACATTATTAACTTAAgaaagtgggagggtgtgcacCACACCATAAAACTAACATAGGGTGT
The sequence above is drawn from the Cydia strobilella chromosome 2, ilCydStro3.1, whole genome shotgun sequence genome and encodes:
- the LOC134755456 gene encoding DNA-directed RNA polymerase I subunit RPA12 is translated as MASRVPFQSTTGFCARCGSILPLLQEFGSVKCYACKSVYGAENFNNIKFKYTIHFNTVSLLPNENILNMDNPEGPVVERKCPKCGNDRMSYATLQLRSADEGQTVFYTCTSCKYKETENS